The Siansivirga zeaxanthinifaciens CC-SAMT-1 region GTTCGATTCTCTCCGACTCCACAATAATAAGCCTCAATTATTTTAAAATAATTGAGGCTTTAATTTATAAATTATATTTAATCGTGATATGACTGTTTTTAAGGTTTAACAAATTACACAATGACTTTAGATAACTTACCAGGAACATACAAGGTAATTGGCAGCAACCAGGATGCCGACTCGTATAACTACAAAGGCATTTTGTCGCTTTCGTTGGATAGGAACAAACGTGTTATTGCTAAATGGTTAATTAATAATACCCAAGAGCAGTTTGGAACGGGTTTCTTTAAAGACAATATCTTGGTAATAAATTTCTATTATAAAGGTGAAAACGACACAACGTTTAAAGGTGTGGTGGTTTACCGTTGTTTATCTAACGATGTTTTAGATGGCTTTTGGTCTGAAAAACATGGCGACCCGAATTTTTTAGGTAAAGAACGCTGTTTTAGAAATTCTGACCCATCGAATACTATTAATTAGTTTAATTTTTCAAACTTTTTATTGCTTAAACAACAAAGCCCAAATAAATAATTTATTTGGGCTTTGTTTATTTGCTATCTATAAAATTTAACTCGATTTTTGTTGTTCTTTACGTTTAGCCAGAAGCATTAACTCATGCTGAATTTCTTCTTGTCGTTTCTTGAATTTCTCTACTTTTTCTAATCTTTCTTGCTCTCGTTTTTCTATGGCTTCTTGCCTAAGTTTTTCGACCTCTAATTCAAGTTTTAATCTTTTTTTCTCTCTTTGTTTTTCAAAAAAAACAGATAAATAAGCATAACCATACATGCTCATAAACAATAACACCAGAATACCTAAAATAACGAAACCATTTTTCATAAGACTTTAATAAAAGTTTATATTCATCCTTTTAAAAGTTTAATTTTCACTTAAACCATTAAACTTTACATAAAGATAAAAAAAAGGCTAGTTATGTAAGAATAAAAAAGTTAAAGCGCCCAAAAATTAGTTAAAATTAAAAAGTATAATTTTTACAATCGACTAACAACCTTTTTTAAGGTTTATTTTTCAATTGCTAGGTTATGAGCTTCCCATTCTAAAATGCCACCATCGAGATTATAAATTTCTAAAAAACCTGCTTCATGCATTAGTTGAGCCCCTTTAGAACTTCGCTTTCCAGAACGGCAATAAACATAAACAGGTTTGCTTTTATCTAAAAGCTCAATATCGCTAACAAAGGTTTCAGACATAACATTTATATTTTTTGCTTTTGGCAAATGATAGGCGTTAAACTCTTCTGGCGTTCTAACATCTATAAGTTGAATGGAATCGCTATCCTTTAAAAGGCCATCAAATTTAGTTACCGAGACAGTTATTATACCTTCTTGCGCTGAAAGATCTTTACAGCAAAGCAAAGTGAAATTTAAAGAACATAATATGACTAGAAATACATTTCGCATGGGACTATTCTTTTTCAACAACATCACCCGTCCATTGCATCATGCCGCCTTCTAAATTATACGTGTTTTCAAAACCTAATTGATTCATAATAGAACAGGCTTGTCCGCTTCTATTTCCCGAACGGCAATACACATAGTAATTTTTAGATTTATCTAACTCTTCTACAGCATAAATAAAACCTTGACCTTTAAAAATATCTATATGAATGGCATTGGGTATAATACCCTCTGCAACCTCAGCATCGGTTCTTACATCTAATACTACAGCATTATCATCGCTTGCTAATTGCGAAGCCCATTCTTCTTGTGTTAAATCTTCCATTGTTTTTATTATTTATTGATACAAAATTAGCATTTATAATATTTATAGACGAAAAAAAATCTAAAGTTTACACCTTAGATTTTTTTCAAAATTTTATCGCAAACTAATGTGTTAAACTTTTATAGAACAACCAATCGCCTTGGTTTCTGTTTGCTCTATTTGTTTTCTTTCTAAAAGGGCATCAACCGCATTTTCAACATACTTTGTTTTAACCGCTGTTGGGTCTTGATAATTATCATCGATAGCTCCAATGTATTTCACTTCAAATCCTTTTTTTGTGTTTTCTAATAAAAAAACATGTGGTGTTTTTGTGGCGCCATATTTTGGAAACACATCCTGACTTTCATCTATTAAATAAGGAAAAGTAAAGCCTTTACTTGCTGCACGTTCTTGCATGGCTTGTAAATTATCACCTGGTTTTATGCTTGTATTGTTGGGCATTATGGCAACTACTGGAAAGCCTTTTTTAGCATATTTCTTATCTAAATCGATAATTCTATCTTCGTAAGCAACTGCAAAAGGACAAGTATTACATGTAAATACAACAATTACACCTTTAGATTTTTTATAGTCTGTAAGCGATACTGTTTTGCCATCGATATTTTTTAAAGAAAAATTTTCGGCGATATCGCCTATTTTGTAGCCTTCATTTATTGTTTTATTTGCTACCGTAAATGCACTAATGCATAAAACAATACAAGCTGCTGAAATAATTTGAAATGTTTTTTTCATAATAATTTATTTAATAAAATGTTTCAATTCTTTTTCTAATGTTTCAAACGTAAAAGATTGCTCAAAAAACGTTTGTTTGTTATTTTTATAAATGAGTGTTGCTGGAATAGAGCCCGACCAGTTGGGATTTACTTTGGGAATCCAAGTATCCATATCGACATCATTTAAAGCTACAATCTTACTTTTTAAATCATGCTCCTCTATAAAAGGAATTAACTTGGTATTGTATTGGTTAGGAAAATCTAAACTTACCAGAATAACTTCAAGATTTTCGTTTTGGTATTTATGTAGTAACGCTTCAAAAGCAGGGAGTTCTTTAACACAGGGCGCACACCAAGTTGCCCAAAAGTTTAAAATATATACGGTATCGTCTTTTCTATTTAAAAACTTTTTAAATCCTTCAAAGTCGTATACCTCTAAATTAAAATCGGTCGTACTGGTATTATCAATACTTTTTTCATCTAGTAGGGCCGTTTTAGTGTTTTCGTTTTTACAACCATACATTAAAAACAACAAACTAAGCAATAAAGCATACTTCATCTTTCCTATTATAATTTCTTTCATTATTATTAAAAATTCAATTTACCTATAAATTTAATTAATACTTTATAGTTAACCTTTAGTTTAACAATCTTTTAAATAAAAATCAAATAAAAACATTGTGTAATTATATTTACATGTTTATATTTGAACAACAAAAAATTAAGACACATTGAAAACAATTTTAAATAATACTTGGTGGTGGAGCTTTTCAAACTTACGTTCGTGAAGTAAACCTTGTATATTTAAAAATTAAAATATCATAAAAAGGCTTGTCATTCACGACAAGCCTTTTTTTTAATAACAAAAACTGAACAAATTCAGAACAATGACTAAGTACAATTTACATACATATTACAAAAGAATCCTTGCAGACACCATCACACCGGTGGCTGTTTATTATAAAATTAGAGACAAATACCCAAACAGTATTTTGCTTGAAAGTGGCGACTACCACAGAAATCACAAAAACTTTTCGTACATCTGTTTCAACCCCATTGCAT contains the following coding sequences:
- a CDS encoding rhodanese-like domain-containing protein; the encoded protein is MRNVFLVILCSLNFTLLCCKDLSAQEGIITVSVTKFDGLLKDSDSIQLIDVRTPEEFNAYHLPKAKNINVMSETFVSDIELLDKSKPVYVYCRSGKRSSKGAQLMHEAGFLEIYNLDGGILEWEAHNLAIEK
- a CDS encoding rhodanese-like domain-containing protein, coding for MEDLTQEEWASQLASDDNAVVLDVRTDAEVAEGIIPNAIHIDIFKGQGFIYAVEELDKSKNYYVYCRSGNRSGQACSIMNQLGFENTYNLEGGMMQWTGDVVEKE
- a CDS encoding thioredoxin family protein, producing MKKTFQIISAACIVLCISAFTVANKTINEGYKIGDIAENFSLKNIDGKTVSLTDYKKSKGVIVVFTCNTCPFAVAYEDRIIDLDKKYAKKGFPVVAIMPNNTSIKPGDNLQAMQERAASKGFTFPYLIDESQDVFPKYGATKTPHVFLLENTKKGFEVKYIGAIDDNYQDPTAVKTKYVENAVDALLERKQIEQTETKAIGCSIKV
- a CDS encoding TlpA disulfide reductase family protein, which encodes MKEIIIGKMKYALLLSLLFLMYGCKNENTKTALLDEKSIDNTSTTDFNLEVYDFEGFKKFLNRKDDTVYILNFWATWCAPCVKELPAFEALLHKYQNENLEVILVSLDFPNQYNTKLIPFIEEHDLKSKIVALNDVDMDTWIPKVNPNWSGSIPATLIYKNNKQTFFEQSFTFETLEKELKHFIK